In Zingiber officinale cultivar Zhangliang chromosome 8B, Zo_v1.1, whole genome shotgun sequence, a single genomic region encodes these proteins:
- the LOC122017272 gene encoding mitotic-spindle organizing protein 1A-like, producing the protein MESAEAARNAKETLELAFQMSNILETGLDRHTLSLLIALCDRGVNPEALATLVREISQRPGPSAPSATATSSASSSRANPRQ; encoded by the coding sequence ATGGAATCGGCGGAGGCGGCGAGGAACGCGAAGGAGACGCTCGAACTGGCCTTCCAGATGTCGAATATTCTGGAGACAGGCCTCGACCGCCACACCCTCTCCCTCCTCATCGCCCTCTGCGATCGCGGCGTCAACCCCGAAGCCCTAGCCACCCTCGTCCGCGAGATCTCCCAGCGGCCCGGCCCTTCGGCACCCTCCGCCACCGCCACCTCCTCCGCCTCTTCTTCCCGTGCAAATCCCCGCCAGTAG
- the LOC122017271 gene encoding steroid 5-alpha-reductase DET2-like, with the protein MEGFEDSDLFSIALLSLYVMCPLTVASLQFQTAPYGKHVQPGWGPSLPAPLAWFLMESPTIWLTLLLYPHGRNRSHPVALAVLSLYLLHYAHRTLIYPLRLHFSSRKATGFPLLIAFFAFAFNLLNAYLQSRSISHYADYTSQRWAWPRAAVGAAIFFWGMAINISSDLALVRLKAKGEGYKIPRGGWFELVSCPNYTGEMMEWLGWAVMAWSPAALAFFLYTCSNLGPRARASLQWYRAQFGDAYPKSRKAFVPFIY; encoded by the coding sequence atggaaggatttgaagactCCGATCTCTTCTCGATCGCGCTCTTATCGCTCTACGTGATGTGCCCGCTCACGGTGGCGTCGCTCCAGTTCCAGACGGCGCCCTACGGGAAGCATGTCCAGCCGGGATGGGGGCCGTCGCTGCCCGCGCCGCTCGCCTGGTTCCTCATGGAGAGCCCTACGATTTGGctcactctcctcctctaccCTCACGGCCGCAATCGCTCCCACCCCGTCGCCCTCGCCGTCCTCTCCCTCTACCTTCTCCACTACGCCCACCGCACCCTCATCTACCCCCTCCGCCTCCACTTCTCCTCCAGGAAAGCCACCGGCTTTCCCCTCCTAATCGCGTTCTTCGCCTTCGCCTTCAACCTCCTGAACGCTTACCTCCAATCCCGCTCCATCTCCCACTACGCCGACTACACATCTCAGCGGTGGGCTTGGCCGCGGGCGGCGGTCGGCGCGGCCATTTTCTTCTGGGGCATGGCGATCAACATCTCCTCGGACCTGGCGTTGGTGAGGCTCAAGGCGAAGGGGGAAGGGTACAAGATACCCAGGGGAGGGTGGTTCGAGCTGGTCAGCTGCCCAAACTACACGGGGGAGATGATGGAGTGGCTGGGTTGGGCGGTGATGGCGTGGTCGCCGGCGGCCCTGGCCTTCTTCCTGTACACTTGCTCCAACCTGGGACCCCGGGCGAGGGCCAGCCTGCAGTGGTACCGGGCCCAGTTCGGAGACGCCTACCCCAAATCTAGGAAAGCATTTGTGCCCTTCATCTACTGA